The Lolium perenne isolate Kyuss_39 chromosome 6, Kyuss_2.0, whole genome shotgun sequence genome segment cggcatgggtcttagctcaggggttgagccacatatgcggtttcttttaggggaccattcaaaaatgcacttttcacatccatttgatataatttgaaattgtggaaagatgcaaatgcaagcaaagacgaatagcttcaaggcagactaccggcgcaaaggtatcctcaaaatccataccttctatttgggcaaacccttgcgccactaaccttgctttgtttcgtataacaatgccattctcatcttgcttgttcttgaatacccatttggtcccaatgacattgatgcgatgatccttgggtctctcaactagagaccatacttcattacgagtgaaacactccaattcttcttgcatggcaattacccaatcccggatcgaccaaggcttcatgtaccttaagtggttcaaaactagacacaaaagcatgatgttgacaataagtgataagtaatgcatggtgtctacgagttaccactcctcttgagatgctaccaaggacttgatccactttcatgtcacttgcccttgtagcggccttgatcttccgagcaggttccttcatgatcaatgaattcatctcttgctagtacttgatcatgagggaccacttgagcttgatcatgagttgaggatgtttcttgatcgtcatcatgatcttgctccatggaatgaggtcttcttcttgttcttcggattgagactcatcttgagtggagggtggttcttgagttgcacttgatggttcggcttgagttgagctaggccctacttgtggcgtgcttgagacatctactccatcatcttgatcatcattatgaacctccatgggccggatgtgtcaatgcccatatgcttgatggcactagatggatcaacatcattacacccgcaacacatggaacaacttgctccacttgggagccatttatcctccaagaacaccacgtcacaagatacttcaatagtcccggaggaccggttgtagtatctataggcgtgagagttctccgcatatccaacaaatataccctctatggttctagtttcaaatttaccgagctttcctttgttgttcttaacaaggcatttgcatccaaagacacgaatatacatgacattaggcttgttaccggtaaggagcttcgtatggggttttgttgtggaggggacggaggaaagagccggttggagtagtggacggccgtagagatggcttctcccaaaagttgtggggtgagttgaattcactcaacatggttcttgccatctcaatgatagtccaggttcttcctttcaacaacgccgttttgttgaggggtgtatggcgccgaaaactcatgcttgatgccctcatcatccacaaactcttgcatagtgtagttcttgaacttcggtgccattgtcggtccctaattgccttgatctcggattcatacatacgttgagctttcttggcgaaggtgatgaactctctatgggtctcgtccttagacttaaggagaaagacccaagagtatcttgagtaatcatcaacaatgacaagtccatacttgcttccaccaagagtatcatagtgtgatggcccaaagaggtccaaatgaaggagctccaaaggcctagatgtggtaacaatactcttgatgggatgcttcttcttgagttgctttactggctacacatgcactacaaacacgatctttctcaaaagaaacaccggttagtcccacaatatgctcaccctttaggagttgtttaagattcctcatgttaacatgaccaaggcggcgatgccacaaccatccttcgtcatgcttggccgccattagacatgtggagaaggagggctctctttcgagaggtcaaccacataaaggttgttctccacaaatccaacaaggaccaatttgagattgtcactcctaaagacttgcacataatatttagtgaaatatgaattgtaccgacatcggcaagatgatatatagaaagtaagttatagccaaggtgttcaacaagcataaccgtctcaaggcacaagtccttagagattgctaccttgccatacccaagtacctttccctttgagttgtcaccaaaggtaatgcttcgacttcttgtggatatcttcaatgaattgatcaagcacaccttttcctcccaggtcatatgattggtgcatccactatcaaacacccattttggaccaggaggaatacccctacaaaatcaagtagaggatttaggaacccatcgattaatgggttcctttgcatgtTTGCAACAATATCTttcggtacccaaattgagtactctctataagcatagccattaggagggccaacatagttagcatagacatcaccataataatcaacaaataatgcatagttatcgtttggccccgtgtgggcaccactagtggctttgccctttgagagctttgccattgttagtgaccttcttgttcttatattgagcgggtttctccttcttgtagttgttcttcttgtgggacttgggagtatatccaagtccatacttttgattgtttgacctttgcttactcagaggtcatccaatcccatcttgttcttggcggtggtgaactttgcaagttcctttgttagcctaacattttcctcaagaatagatgcttgctcacaagaagattcattaggatgatagtcaagaccatatttggtcaccaaggactcaagatatgcattggtctcaacatgcaaagaaagttcctcttgtaaacgaacatgttcctcaacaagtttagcatgctcactagtaaaggaaatggaggaacaagcaagcttttcaacatcaatgggatccttcattgatccaagagcctttttgtaggattcttgaagtagatcatgattctctccaagtttcttgagctcatccttgacaagcttgttagctctttcaaggtggtcaagatccctagtgagagaagcatgagcaacttcaagttcctcctttgaagcattgagctcttgggtcaataattgagccctatcaatagtttctaggtccttaactttatcaagttcataagtttcaatttgttgcttaaggccttgagatatgcacctttcggtttttagctcttgtcttaggagattgaatctccgttccttctcattcaattgatattctaattcctcaatggactcatccttttctttgagtgagtccatcaagaaatcaaacttgacaagagcttcaccacgaagggtgcatctaacatcatagagttccttaagcatagttaattcttcttgatcttcgttttcatcatcaagaacactagatagggaaggtggaggttccattaccttggttttcccttgccataagacaagagccaatgattggagaggagggagagtcatcggagtcatcatcttgagttgttcttgccatgaaggaagagccaacatcattctctgtggagtaatctttggagtagtcatatgtgaagagtgacccgaggGCTTAGAGTATGCTAAACCGAAGCCACTCcgacctccttctcctcatcttcctctttcttcatcggacaagtactaagccccaacaaaagctcttcccttgttcttcttgtaccgatcgttgattgggttcggcttcaatcttggcttgacccctttgatgaactttggcttgtctacccttttctcataagggcactcatttgcaaagtggttatcttcatcacaattgtagcaagttctcttcttcttcttgtcattgaggagcattgggaactttgccttgtacttcttggcaaagaaagcaaagtcggtagcaatgtcactagttgaagtcatctcttcatcttcttcaatctcatagtcttctttgctttcatggtcggctctagctttgagagcaaggttgtgtgacgcttcatggttgtgtgaggcttcatcaacacggttcattgccttgagcctctttaggctttggccatgctttcattaggcggccacataggagactagatcatcggagttgagatcggcactcttggtcatgatttgcaagttgagtccaaggttggtgtcttcttgtttggcggcaatcatagcaatgaccttggattttatgaaggcttcgttcatctcaaatccgtcattgtacttctcaacaccaagacccttgacccttactttgagcaccaagcctagcataggcatcaaatatggattctccatctcgaatcatgaattggtaggcctcttgctttgcggtctcatagagagctgattggatcaaatcggttccctcttggagtactacgatccgatcccacaactctttagcggagacaatgtcatcgacttgatcaagaagcttgcggttgatgccacttctaatcttgtcacgtgcggatgcattgagttgtgATTTGTAGaacttcggtggaggtcaaccgagtaggatcttgtggctcccgatgtccatgaacaatgagctcccatagctccacactgccaACGACtgcaatatgagattccatagcagatttccaatgtggaaagtgagttccatcgtaatggggaacggtcccactatggtttatatgaggcatgggtgaagtgtttctaggatagtcatggttaacatcatggtaggactccttagaggccgaagccccactaaGTTCCaccgcagttaggttcttaagcatggcagtcatttcttCCATTtggtttgtagctcatcctcctttttcttcttctcggcctcatatgccaagaatctagatttcatctctttaaccgaaaggttaagtcttcatctagaccctcgaagagtttatccatctcactcttaaggcggtgaagcccttaataaagtCCAGGCtacgataccaattgaaagtatagagatggtaaacctagaggggggtgaataggtttctacaaattttaattctttctttgcaatattaggctttgcggaatataaagatgagcctaatgcaaactaggtgaagcaacctatatgaggatacaactaactcaagcacgaaggctctcacaggcagttaaatcacaagtaaggagttcggttagagataaccgaagtAGCACGCGagaacgaggatgtattcccgtgttcccttgctttgcaacaaggtacgtcacgtttggaggagtggaggtctcacgaaggattccccgcgccacgaaggctcaccctattctccggagcctatcccacgaaggaatagctcactcacttgtggtagactttgaggtagcctccaaaccttcacaatcttgcccggagcaaatccacagcccggatgcttaggactcctcttgcctacctagggtttccaaggaaccctaggaagcaagcttctcaatgaatacaaggggaatgagatttggcttggtagaacggtagatcgggtcctcctctagtgattcccggagggatttgagtttgggtggaggaggagagagatctgaggcttttggtgtttctagcaatggagtaagagagagagagctcaagaacagtttgtagtgtagtgccctagctgtctagaggtaggagaagggctatttatagtgttcttggaaatatggccgttgccacttgccacctcggCTTTTCCTCGTGAACCCGGTCTGGcctgggccacagaccggacagcccagcggaaaggccggtctgaccggaccagtgaccggacgccttttgctggtcctggagctcctccaggttggcggccggttggcgcccggttgccgccGGTGGGCGGACGGAGCACGGTCCCGCCGATCGAGAGCCCGGTTGATCGAGCGCAAGCCGGGCctggctcctcctttggagcccggttgccgcccggttgaccggccaccatgccggactggccggttgctggcccggttggaccgggcaggtgaccggatttctcctgtaacccctttttgattgttgttgaaatggggggtcacctttaagccttcttgttcctttgatacaccatttcgcctcattgcctaatacccgagattgtacttataaacatattaggccaaatactttagcacggtgtcatcgttaccaaaataatggataagggtgaaatacccttacataAACGATCAGGTAGGAGGGTTCTACTCGGATACCCGAGCCCCTTGCATATACTTTACTTATATAGGAGATACGATACATCGGGGAGAAGGGGAGAACGCACATGACCCGGACACATACGTCGGTGATCTACTCTATCtctaacaataaatactaagcaaatGTGATTCTTGGTATAAGCTTTGAGGTGGGTTGGGTGAAACTGAATTGGGACGCTAGTTATATGCAAGATGAAAACAAAGGAGGGTGAGGTATTATTTTAAGAGATGACGGAGGTAATATTATGCTAACTGCATGGGGCAAGATTGGTAGATGTCCTTGGCGAAACAACCAAGGCGATTGCGAGTTTACCTAGCCTAAGGACTTGCCTACCTTTTATAGTTTTATTGCATGATCGATTCACTTAGAGAACTACTACTCCTCTCTAATAGCTAAGCTAATCGGAGAGGGAGAAAGTAAATCTGCTCTCTCAGGAATTGTTAAGGATATCAAAGATTTAAACCAAAATCTGCAGGCTTATAGGACGTCAGGAAATCCATGGATTAAAGAAGGTTGTTGCTCATCAACTAGCTTGGATTTGTCGTTTTGTGATGCGATAAAATGATGGTTGGATTAGCGTCTCCCTGTATGTTGAGCCTGATCCAACTAGATTGTAATGACCATGTTGATGTCTGATTAATATATACAATTTTTTGAAAAGAAGTTTCTGGATGCCATGAATTTGCGCCTAGATGTATAagccaccaaagacaatcttctcTGGATCCTCTCTTCTATAATAATCCTCTACAAGCAAAGCCCACCCACGAAAGGTCCACTGCTCCCTGATGAACAACATTTTTCCAATCTCCAAGGTGCATCTGGAAGGTAAAAAGGTTCTCGCCAACCTCACGGAAGATTGGATCCCTAGACATATTCCAAATTACATTCATCTTACTAGTTAGGGCCTTAACGCTGAACGATCTTGAAGTATAAACCTTACCGATCGCTAGCCATCTTGCCTCTTTCTGGTACTCCTTCACCCCCTCCACTCCGATCACCACATCCTCAAGTTTGTCCGCATAGAGCTCCAGGTGTGCGAGCATATCATCGATCTCCAGTTTCTTTCCTACCGCCCGATCCGGACGCGGTGCATCAACCTTGTCCCCCATCGATGGAGAGCGTCAAGACCCTGGTTCGCGAACACACCGAGAAAACCAGGAGTGCACGGGTACAAGGGAGACTACGATCGCCAACCGGGATCCATGTGTTGTAGTGGATTGGTATTAGAGAGGGTCTTGGATAACAACCGATCCCACGAGACGATCTAGAATCGCTTCCGAAGAACAAAACCCTAGCAAGAGGATAGGGAAAACTTGTGTGAGTTTGTTGAATGGTCTTTGTTATTGCTGAGTCACTATTCCTTGCAAAGCTGGTAGCTAGTGTTTAGATTTATTGGGAATATCATTGAGAATATTCTGCCGTCCTTGTTCAGTTTACCTTTGTTTATATAGATGTTGAATTTACTCAAGTTCTGGCATTGATAGTCGTTTCAAGCACTCCAACTCTCTAGTCGTTGACTGTACTTTTTTGTCGATACATTTTTCTTATACCGTGGATGAAAGGTATATAGCTTGACCTGTTACAGTTGTGATGTAACTTAATATCGAGGCATGCTGGAGTTTGTGACGACATTGCAAATTGCAATGGGTTGATATATGTCCAAGGCTTAAATTGCTTTAGAAATGGAACATCTGGACTGGGATGCAAATCAGCTGAGGTCTAAATTACTACATGTACTTTTCTCTGTCCCGAATTAGATGTAAGTAAATTTATCTAGATTTGTATGTATCTATAGTTCTATACACACTAAAGCGGATTGTCGCTTAGGGGTGACTTTGTCAGcccacaaagtcactgactttgtgtcACTTAAAAGAGGGGCCACGTGGGATCCACATAATGAAGGGTTAAACTTGACCCCACTTGTAAAGTGACACAAAGTCGTTGACTTTGTGGGCTGATAAAGTCACTGAAGAACTCCATCCCACTAAAACATGTCTAGTTATATGGATAACTACACAAATCTGCCACAAGTAACTCGGGAGTcgggacagagggagtacatgGTCTGACGAGTTATTTCGAAGTTCCGTTCTGGGCAGGTACAACAACTTCAATGGTAGGAGCCGTCGTTGATTCCCTCTTGGCCTTCTTCTTCAGGGTCTCAACTAAACCTGCCAAGCAAGCGTCAGTGTCCTCCTTGAGGTAATATGCCACTTCAGATGGCGGCATATCGGCGTCCCTCTTCCTCTTATTGCTCTTGGGCATGAGGTTATGTGCCACGTCAGCGGGCGACGTGTCGGTATCGTCGAGCAGCCGCTTGATCTCGTCGAACAGCTCGTGATCTCTTACTCTGAGGTAATTGTTGGCGAGTACCTTGAAGGCACCGAACCTGCAGTAGGACATCTCGATGTGCATGTCCATCCTCCCCCGGCGTGTCAGCGCCTGGTCGAGCATGTCGACGCGGTTGGTGGTGAAGACAATGACCCGCTCGCCGCCACTCGCCGACCACAGCCCGTCCACAAAGCTTAGCAGGCCGGAGAGCGTTACCTTGCTTCCGTCGTCTTTGTTGGGGTCCAGCGGGAGGTGGTCGCAGCAGCTGCTGCTGCCGGACTTCTTGTCGGCGACCTTGCGGTTTCCGGCGAGGTCAACCTCGATGGCGTCGATATCCTCGATGACGATGATGGACCTGCCTTTGGTCTCGATGAAGAGCTTCCGGAGCTCGGAGTTGTTCTTGACGGACGTGAGGTCGAGGTCGTAGACGTCGTACTTGAGCTTGTTGGCCATGGCCGAGATCAGCGTTGACTTGCCCGTGCCCGGCGGGCCGTAAAGCAGGTACCCACGCTTCCACGCCTTGCCCACGTCTGAGTAGTATTGCTTGCCGTCCATGAAGGCCTCGAGGTCGTCGATGATCTCCTCCTTCTGGACAGGGTCCATGGCTAGCTTGTCGAAGGTCGCCGGGTGCTCGAACGGCACGTGGCACCAGGTGCTCCTGTTTCCCTGCCGGTGGTTCGTGAACAGCCGTCTCTGCCTGGTCCATGTTGGCGATGAGCTCGTGGCCCTTGGCCAGTGCTCGTGGCAGGTAGGTGTTGAGCACGAACTGGCGGTGGCGCTTGTGGAACACTGCCCGGAAGAGCCGGGGCTCCGTGTCGGCGGCGAAGAAGCTGAAGACGGGGCTCGGGCTCCGGTAGCTGGGGCCCTTGTTGGTAGCGTACCACCAGATGCGCGCGCCGTCGGAGTCGTCCGTGACCTGCACTTCGTCGTCCAGGGTGACCTCCGGCAGCACGCCGTCGTTACCGAGCTCGGCCTTGAGCCTGCGGGCGCCGTGAGCGCACTTGTCTGTGAGGTAGGCGGAGATGTCGTCGAAGAGCTCGTTCCGGCGGAACTGCTCGTCGCTTTGCTCGGAGATGGTGAGATGGACGTAGGGGTTGAAGTAGGCGGCGACGAGCGGCGTCCACTTAGTGATGAAGTGCCTCACCTCGTCGTGGATTCGGTCCGGCATCCGGGAGCACAGCAAGGTGAAGACGGTCATGGCCGTGCCAACCCCAACCCACTTGTCAACCGTGGTTGCCATGTTTTGTAAGATGAACTAAACCTTTAGGTAGGTTAAATGGCCGTGAAAGTGTTGGGGTTCACACTCGATTTATGTAGCAACCGTAGAGAGGAAGCGCACGCATCGTCGTTGTACACATTACAGTTGACGTTGACGACAACACGGATGGTTTCGTGGAAGCACAGAGGATATGTCGTCGGAAGCTCGATTGTTGCTGTCAAGATGATGACACTGACGAGTCTAGATAGGTGCACATACTGAAAACTATGTATACCCAAATTATTTGTATAAGGCGATTTGAGAGACATGGCTGACAGTCGGCGtgggctgctgctgccgccagcATATCATGGCGATAAATTGGGATGCCCACCACAGTGACAGATAATCCTCCCACTCTTTCTCTTTTTGTATGTTTTGATCTTTATTTTCTTCCCCCGCTTAAAACTCCAAATTCTTAAAAAGTTAAAAATTTTTAAATTTTGGAAATCCAAAGTTCGatattttaaatttgaaattcagaAATATGAAGAAAACTCATAAAAGatttcaaatttaatgaaagtaaaaaaacaaaaagtTTGCAGTTTTGAAAGATTTGACAATGTCTTTTTTTCAAAAGTTGGTGATGTTTTTATTAGCAAACCTATGCATAAAAAGAAGGAAGAGGTTTAGCTTAATAAAAGAGGAAAAACAACTACATCTATGAAAGTGGCCGCTAGATACCTTCCCAAAGAATTTGTATATGTAAATTAAAGAGGATTTGCTGAAAAGTTTCTCAACTAGCTGTTTTTTATTTGATTGATT includes the following:
- the LOC127307170 gene encoding LOW QUALITY PROTEIN: AAA-ATPase At3g28580 (The sequence of the model RefSeq protein was modified relative to this genomic sequence to represent the inferred CDS: deleted 1 base in 1 codon); the encoded protein is MATTVDKWVGVGTAMTVFTLLCSRMPDRIHDEVRHFITKWTPLVAAYFNPYVHLTISEQSDEQFRRNELFDDISAYLTDKCAHGARRLKAELGNDGVLPEVTLDDEVQVTDDSDGARIWWYATNKGPSYRSPSPVFSFFAADTEPRLFRAVFHKRHRQFVLNTYLPRALAKGHELIANMTRQRRLFTNHRQGNRSTWCHVPFEHPATFDKLAMDPVQKEEIIDDLEAFMDGKQYYSDVGKAWKRGYLLYGPPGTGKSTLISAMANKLKYDVYDLDLTSVKNNSELRKLFIETKGRSIIVIEDIDAIEVDLAGNRKVADKKSGSSSCCDHLPLDPNKDDGSKVTLSGLLSFVDGLWSASGGERVIVFTTNRVDMLDQALTRRGRMDMHIEMSYCRFGAFKVLANNYLRVRDHELFDEIKRLLDDTDTSPADVAHNLMPKSNKRKRDADMPPSEVAYYLKEDTDACLAGLVETLKKKAKRESTTAPTIEVVVPAQNGTSK